From a single Drosophila sulfurigaster albostrigata strain 15112-1811.04 chromosome 3, ASM2355843v2, whole genome shotgun sequence genomic region:
- the LOC133842798 gene encoding uncharacterized protein LOC133842798, which produces MDEVFSLHMEKLDVYDVLLLAGILSVIILICI; this is translated from the exons ATGGATGAGGTTTTCTCATTGCACATGGAAAAGCTCGATGTCTACGATG TACTTCTCCTGGCCGGCATTCTCTCGGtgataattttaatatgtatttaa
- the LOC133842796 gene encoding nedd8-activating enzyme E1 regulatory subunit gives MSSPAPPKSPELSDKSKKYDRQIRLWGEHGQTLLEAATICLVNVTAVGCEVAKGLVLPGIGGFTIADGSTVKEEDLGNNFFLDSSHLGQSKALACKQLLQELNPDVDGDYVDESVDYILANRPNFFDSFNLVIASNLNEQSLLLLANRLWESNVPFVYCRSLGMLGTIRLQLKEHCVVEAHPDNRQYDLRLEQPFEALHDHLEATEVTNKVPWLLVLYKYLKVWQKQQGDGRQAPTNYKEKTKLREAIREEMKSDEENYEEAIKAVNTAFGAGVVPSSLKAIFEDDACEQLHKKSDVFWIMAKALKHFVVEENKGLLPLAGVLPDMTANTDSYIALQHIYRQQALQDADQVYHKCQDYLKQLSLPADSIDERTVRLLCREASGLAILRGTRIADEYEKSCRLLPLVEDNELQGTLTAYNFALRAYERFLSECGSIPGECAVEQDIGRLKSIASKMLNDLGLHVNLSDDVLHEICRYGGAELHAVSAFIGGCAAQEVIKIITKQYKPIDNTFIYNAISTESVTLKL, from the exons ATGTCTTCGCCCGCTCCACCCAAATCACCGGAATTATccgataaaagcaaaaaatatgaTAGACAAATCAG ACTATGGGGCGAACACGGACAAACATTGCTGGAGGCGGCCACAATTTGTTTGGTTAATGTGACGGCTGTGGGCTGTGAGGTGGCCAAAGGACTCGTGTTGCCTGGAATTGGTGGCTTCACCATAGCCGATGGCAGCACCGTAAAGGAGgaagacttaggcaacaa TTTCTTCTTAGACAGTAGCCATTTGGGGCAATCCAAAGCTTTGGCCTGCAAGCAATTGCTACAGGAACTCAATCCCGATGTGGATGGCGATTATGTGGACGAGAGTGTGGACTACATTCTGGCGAATCGTCCCAATTTCTTTGATAGTTTCAATTTGGTAATTGCCTCCAATCTAAATGAGCAatcattgctgctgctggcgaaTCGTTTGTGGGAATCCAATGTGCCCTTTGTCTATTGCCGTTCCCTGGGTATGCTGGGCACCATTCGCCTGCAATTGAAGGAGCATTGTGTGGTCGAAGCGCACCCAGACAATCGTCAATACGATTTGCGCTTGGAGCAACCATTTGAAGCGTTGCACGATCATTTGGAAGCCACAGAAGTGACCAATAAAGTGCCATGGCTGTTGGTGctctacaaatatttgaaggTTTGGCAGAAACAGCAAGGCGACGGACGACAGGCGCCCACCAATTACAAAGAGAAGACAAAGCTACGTGAAGCAATCAGAGAGGAGATGAAATCGGATGAGGAGAACTATGAGGAGGCAATCAAGGCAGTAAACACAGCATTTGGCGCTGGTGTGGTGCCCAGTTCGCTCAAGGCCATATTCGAGGATGATGCCTGCGAGCAGCTGCATAAAAAG AGTGACGTTTTCTGGATTATGGCCAAGGCATTGAAGCATTTTGTGGTGGAGGAGAACAAGGGGCTGCTGCCACTGGCAGGCGTGCTGCCTGATATGACAGCCAACACAGACTCTTACATTGCCCTGCAGCATATCTATCGGCAACAAGCTTTGCAGGATGCAGATCAGGTCTATCACAAATGCCAGGACTATCTCAAGCAGCTGTCTCTGCCAGCAGACAGCATAGATGAACGCACTGTGCGTTTGCTGTGCCGCGAAGCGTCGGGTTTGGCTATCCTCCGAGGCACACGCATTGCCGATGAGTACGAGAAGAGCTGTCGCCTGCTGCCCTTAG TGGAGGACAATGAACTACAGGGCACTTTAACCGCCTACAACTTTGCCCTGCGCGCCTATGAGCGTTTCCTCAGCGAGTGCGGCAGCATTCCCGGCGAATGTGCCGTCGAACAGGACATCGGACGTCTCAAGAGCATTGCCAGCAAAATGCTCAATGATCTGGGCTTGCATGTGAACCTCAGCGATGATGTGCTCCATGAGATTTGTCGCTATGGTGGCGCCGAGCTGCATGCGGTCTCTGCTTTCATTG GTGGTTGTGCGGCCCAGGAGGTTATCAAGATCATTACCAAACAATACAAACCAATTGATAATACATTTATCTACAATGCTATTAGCACTGAAAGTGTCACGTTGAAGTTGTAA
- the LOC133842794 gene encoding uncharacterized protein LOC133842794, producing the protein MAQKRKQNSSRPSAMISKTTSSQSKPVKSAEDISRSTSDQSHKKHGIRSFFKILPFLPRFKRKTKTNQRKVSQISRIKIRSSSSLTNHDKRKLIRLYQSQENLYNPNHPDYGDSNCEDSSYAKISSFFPSKTCQEIQSYIHELRLLFEREYIVIENGYRRFGELLKPSIKYYNEFLFLVPFLRFSWDSAAYLPPKETCTDDFISYNSCTSDGTDRIMSSGDDLIGEHLNRSSAGKCFFFGKKKQTKKNAKSEDDLVPKEKPPAVLDAKQTLPEKPDPETASSPQKRLSRHSEEMAKNGKTVEEHHDTPRKSITEHHDAPRKSITDHHDAPRKSITDHHDAPRKSITDHHDAPRKSITDHHDAPRKSLTEEQHAAQKSKSDHKDASHKQFSFGKKTPAQQKGSTELSEQGSLEARRDSSNKRLSWKSDLSSGKSQEPLDTRKSVQSTRSSQASTSVHRGSVDRAPYQVNSYYSDSQSAKTSLLQQQQRRPSQQSQPTYPGNQEQLNMLCEMIKIELSASPDFIYYDAKWRIIEILREVQKRNMIHSKTDPTACKSLESSSAGRRESQAQKQHCSCLATTNCLINREATPIQRIPCPANATRCPYCCKH; encoded by the coding sequence ATGGCACAAAAACGCAAACAAAACTCTTCCAGGCCTTCCGCAATGATATCCAAGACCACAAGCAGCCAGTCGAAGCCAGTCAAGAGTGCCGAAGACATATCCAGATCTACTAGTGATCAATCTCACAAAAAACATGGAATTCGCAGCTTCTTCAAGATTTTACCTTTCCTGCCGCGATTCAAGCGGAAAACAAAGACCAATCAGCGGAAAGTGTCTCAAATAAGTCGTATTAAAATACGTTCAAGTTCATCCTTAACCAATCATGATAAACGCAAGCTGATACGACTCTACCAAAGCCAAGAGAACCTCTATAATCCCAATCATCCCGATTATGGCGATTCCAATTGTGAGGATTCAAGCTACGCAAAAATTTCCAGCTTCTTTCCGAGCAAAACATGCCAAGAGATCCAGAGCTACATTCATGAGCTGCGTCTGCTCTTCGAACGCGAATATATCGTTATTGAGAATGGCTATCGAAGATTTGGCGAACTATTGAAGCCATCCATCAAATATTACAATGAATTTCTATTCTTGGTGCCTTTTCTACGCTTTAGTTGGGACAGTGCAGCTTATTTACCGCCAAAGGAAACCTGCACAGACGACTTCATCTCGTACAATAGTTGCACCTCTGATGGCACTGATCGCATTATGTCCAGCGGCGATGACTTGATTGGAGAGCATCTTAATCGCTCGTCAGCTGGTAAATGTTTTTTCTTcggcaagaagaagcagaccAAGAAGAATGCCAAGAGCGAGGACGATTTAGTGCCGAAAGAGAAGCCTCCTGCTGTCTTGGATGCCAAGCAAACATTGCCTGAGAAGCCAGATCCAGAAACTGCCTCATCGCCGCAGAAGCGATTATCAAGGCATAGTGAGGAGATGGCAAAAAATGGCAAGACCGTGGAAGAGCATCACGATACGCCAAGGAAGTCAATAACCGAGCATCACGATGCGCCAAGGAAGTCAATAACCGATCATCACGATGCGCCAAGAAAGTCAATAACCGATCATCACGATGCGCCAAGGAAGTCAATAACCGATCATCACGATGCGCCAAGGAAGTCAATAACCGATCATCACGATGCGCCAAGAAAGTCGCTAACCGAAGAGCAACATGCGGCACAGAAGTCCAAATCCGATCACAAAGATGCGTCACATAAGCAATTCTCTTTTGGCAAAAAAACGCCAGCTCAGCAGAAAGGTTCAACAGAATTGTCAGAGCAGGGCAGCCTTGAAGCCAGGCGAGATTCCTCCAATAAGCGACTATCCTGGAAATCAGATCTATCAAGCGGCAAATCTCAAGAACCTCTAGACACAAGGAAATCTGTGCAATCAACTAGATCATCTCAAGCCTCAACTTCAGTTCATCGCGGCAGCGTAGATCGTGCCCCATATCAGGTCAACTCGTACTATTCCGATAGTCAGAGTGCAAAAACAAgcctgctgcagcaacagcagcgaagaCCATCACAGCAATCGCAACCAACCTATCCGGGCAATCAAGAGCAACTGAATATGTTGTGTGAGATGATTAAAATAGAGCTGAGTGCATCGCCGGATTTCATCTACTACGATGCCAAGTGGCGCATCATTGAAATACTGCGTGAGGTGCAAAAACGCAACATGATTCACAGCAAAACCGATCCAACTGCATGCAAAAGCCTAGAGTCTTCGTCAGCTGGTCGAAGAGAATCGCAGGCGCAGAAACAGCATTGCAGTTGTTTAGCGACAACCAATTGTCTCATCAACCGGGAGGCGACTCCTATACAACGCATCCCCTGTCCAGCGAATGCCACACGTTGTCCCTACTGCTGCAAGCACTGA
- the LOC133842795 gene encoding iodotyrosine deiodinase: MEALLNSSKLLQHWPTIALGVLLALTITYLRQRRRVIKKELEGEEDIAVNFPQSTADDDLQPALEEKPHILFVPGQSLNPNGARRFYELMRGRRSVRAFNPHKQPSQEVIEDCIRAAGTAPSGAHTEPWTFCVIVDSEIKQTVRQIVEQEEYINYSQRMHAQWVTDLRPLQTTSTKPYLSDAPYLILIFKQTHGLTADGRKKLHYYNEISTSIAAGMLLCALQAAGLCSLVTTPLNCGPALRRLLDRPANEKLLILLAVGYAAEDCKVPDLERKCFEDIMVKY; encoded by the exons ATGGAAGCGTTGCTCAACAGCTCCAAGTTGCTGCAGCATTGGCCCACTATAGCGCTAGGAGTGCTTCTGGCGTTGACCATCACATACCTAAGACAAAGAAGACGAGTGATTAAAAAGGAATTGGAAGGCGAAGAAGATATTGCAG TTAACTTTCCTCAGTCAACTGCCGATGATGACTTGCAGCCCGCTTTGGAGGAGAAGCCGCATATTCTCTTTGTGCCGGGCCAGAGTCTTAATCCCAATGGCGCCAGACGCTTCTACGAGCTCATGCGTGGACGTCGTAGCGTACGTGCCTTCAATCCACACAAGCAGCCATCGCAGGAGGTCATTGAAGATTGCATACGTGCGGCGGGCACAGCACCAAGTGGCGCCCACACCGAACCCTGGACGTTTTGTGTGATCGTAGATTCGGAAATCAAGCAGACGGTGCGGCAGATAGTGGAGCAGGAGGAGTATATTAACTACAGCCAACGCATGCATGCACAGTGGGTGACGGATCTGCGACCACTGCAAACAACGTCCACAAAGCCGTATCTTAGTGATGCTCCATATCTCATTCTGATCTTTAAGCAGACGCACGGATTGACGGCGGATGGGCGTAAGAAACTGCACTATTATAATGAGATATCCACTTCGATAGCAGCTGGTATGCTGCTCTGCGCCTTGCAAGCAGCTGGGCTCTGTTCGCTGGTCACCACGCCCTTAAATTGTGGACCCGCCCTGCGGCGTTTGCTCGATCGCCCGGCAAACgagaaacttttaattttgctaGCAGTTGGTTATGCAGCCGAAGACTGCAAGGTACCAGACTTGGAACGCAAGTGTTTTGAAGACATCATGgtgaaatattaa
- the LOC133842797 gene encoding CCAAT/enhancer-binding protein gamma — translation MPARRSTAGTSRGSASGETSPQSEDPAYKLKRKKNNEAVQRTREKTRQSAVERKKRIEKLKEENIKLTQSIKLEKNHINVLRKMIINGRKNEEQDRLIDEILNNPEYADDNRRNDDDPVSDIK, via the exons ATGCCGGCCAGGAGAAGTACTGCAGGAACGTCAAGAGGCAGCGCAAGCGGTGAGACAAGTCCACAGTCAGAGGATCCCGCATACAAGttgaaaagaaagaagaataATGAG gCGGTGCAGCGCACGCGTGAGAAGACACGACAATCGGCTGTGGAGCGTAAGAAGCGCATAGAAAAGCTAAAGGAAGAGAACATCAAACTGACGCAAAGCATCAAATTGGAAAAGAATCATATTAATGTACTGCGTAAAATGATCATAAACGGTCGCAAGAACGAGGAACAGGATCGCCTTATAGACGAGATCTTGAATAACCCCGAATACGCTGACGACAATAGAAGGAACGACGACGACCCCGTTTCGGATATAAAATGA